From Actinomycetota bacterium:
ATGGGGGTGTCGACATGAAGCGATCGGCGTGTCGCAAGAGGCTCTACCCCATCAACCTCGGCCAAAACCCCGAGGCCACTTCCCCTGCTAGAGGAAGCAAGAACAGCGCCACTCTTTCCTTCCCCCTCCAGGGGGAAGGAATGAGACCCCATCGGCCTCGCTGCGCTCAGGCCGGACGGAATCCCCGGTTGCGGGCCTCGGGCGGCTCATCCGGGCCGAACGACGACAGTAGCTTGCGGTCCAAGAGATCCTCGGCCTCGACACGGCCCTGCAGCAGCGCGAACTGCTCGTCGTCGTCGCAGTCGTAGAACACCATCGTGTCCCGGATCCCGATGTACCTGTTGTTCTCGAAACGTTGCAGCCTGGCCATGACCACTCCTATCCGAACGGGCCTTGCGGAGTCGTTTCCTCACCGCGATCCCACTCTGCCCAGTCGAACCACTCGGCCAGTTCACTCTCGTCGGGCGGCTCGGCGACGAGATCCGCGTCGTCATCGTCGATGTAGGTCACATGCTCGATCCCGTCGTCCTCGATCGTCAACGCGAGGAACCCGACCGAGCGAAACTTGCCTCCCTCGTCCGGAAGCCACAAGGCGATCACACAGTCGTCGTTGCACTCCCCCCGGGACGCGACCAGACGCGGATAGCGCAGCCAAAGGTCGCTCAGGCCTTGCAGGGCCGCCTCGACTCCCACACCATCGAAAACATCGGAGGTGATCTCTTCTCCGAGCAGCTCCCCGACGCCGTCGAGGTCTCGCGCATTGAACACGTCGACCAGCGTGTCGCGATAGTTCTCGGCCTGCGGTTCCGATTCGAGATCAAAGACGTGTGCCATGTGAACCTCCGCTCGTGAACCACCGAACCGGTTCCCCGACTGAAAGCACCAACCCTGGCGGTGGCGCCGGCGAAAGCCTCCATGGCGGCACGGTCGACGGGGCGACGGAGAGCCACCCTGCCATCACCGCGCGGACGGCTATACGCCGCAGATCAGATACGAACCGACTCACGGTATGACCCAAACACTTTCTTCATCGCCTCGACGATCTCGCCCTCGGTCGCCCGAACACGAGCAGCGTCGACCATCAGTTCCATCAGATTGGCATCACCCCTTGCGCCTTCCTCGAGCGCCTTCAACGCCGCATCGACGGCCTCGGAATCTCTCCTGGACCGTAACGCCCGGACTGCCTCGCACTGGTTCTTCTCGACCTCTTCGGGGATGACGAGCGTCTCGAGCGGCGTCTCGACGTCGTCGACGTACTTGTTCACTCCGACGATCGACCGCTCGCCGGTCCCGACGGCCTTCTCGAACTCATAGGCCGAGTCGGCGAGCGCGCCCTGGAAGAAGTTCTCCTCGATGCCGCGCAGCGTCCCGTCGAGAATCGACCCGTCCCCCATCGCGAGGACCTTCTGCAAGATCTCCTCCGCCCTTGCCTCGACCCTGTCGGTCATCTCCTCCACGAACCACGAACCACCCAGCGGATCGATCGTGTTCGCCACCCCGGTCTCCTCGGCGATGACCTGCTGGGTGCGCAGTGCGATCTCCGCGGCCCGTTCGGTCGGCAGCGCATACACCTCGTCGAGAGCGTTGGTGTGCAGACTCTGGGTACCGCCGAGCACCGCCGCGAGCGCTTCGATCGCGGTTCGGACCACGTTGTTGTCCGGCTGCTGAGCAGTCAAGGACACACCGGCGGTCTGGGTGTGAAAACGTAGTTTGAGGGAGCGCTCGTCGGTCGTCCCGTACTTGTCGCGCATCCACCTGGCCCAGATGCGGCGTGCCGCCCTGAACTTGGCGATCTCTTCGAAGAAGTCGAGGTGGGCGTCGAAGAAGAACGACAGGCGCGGAGCGAAGTCGGGAATCTTCAGGCCCCGACGCAGGCACGCCTCCACGTACGCGAACCCGTCGCCGAGCGTGAACGCGAGCTCCTGGGCGGCGGTGGCTCCCGCCTCGCGGATGTGATAGCCGGAGATGGAGATCGTGTTCCACTGGGGCACTTCCCTGGTGCAGAACTCGATCATGTCGACGATGATCCGCATGTGCGGCGCCGGAGGGTAGATCCATTCCTTCTGGGCGATGTACTCCTTCAAGATGTCGTTCTGCAGGGTGCCGCGAACATCACGCCACGCGACGCCCTGCTCTTCGGCAGCCACGAGGAAGAGTGCGAAGAGCACCTCGGCGGGACCGTTGATCGTCATCGACACGGAGACGTCTCCGAGAGGGATCCCTTCGAACAGGGTCTTCATGTCGTCGGCAGAGTCGACTGCGACACCGCAGTTGCCGACCTCGCCGACCGACCTGGGATCGTCCGAGTCGATTCCCATGAGTGTCGGCATGTCGAACGCGACCGAAAGCCCGTTCTGGCCTTTCGCCAGCAGTGACCGGAACCGCTCGTTGGTCTCCTTGACGCCTGCGAACCCTGCGAACTGGCGTGTCGTCCACAGTCGCCCCCGGTACCCGGTCGCGTGAATGCCCCGCGTGTACGGAAACTGCCCGGGATAGCCGATGCGGGGATCGGGGTCGCCGTCGGCGGGAAGTCCGAGCGCCGGGACCTCTTCGAACGAGATGGTCTCAAAGCGCTTGCGGCGCTCGCGCCCCGCCGCGTACTCCTGCTCCCATCGCTCCCGGGCGCTCACGCATCACCTCCGGTCGAGACTTCGGCACCGCAGTTCGGACAGACCGCCACTTCGATGTCCCCCACGATGAACGAGATGCCACAGTCGGGACACGTGCGTCGCGGAGAAGACGGCCCGGACTCCGGTGGCGACTTCTGCCGCAGCGCATCGAGGCCCGCAGTCTCGCGCACCTCGTTGACCGCCCCACACGCGGGACACGGATACCGTCCCGGCCCCTGCACCGCGAACTGTGTCTGGCAGCGTCCGCATCGAACCTGTGTCATCGCTCACTCCTCATGGTCTCATGCTACCGAGTCTCGGGAACCGGGCACGACGCGGCGCCGCCGCTCTCGGTTTTCTGTCACGGGCACGTTGCGCGGTCGGCCGCCTCGACGCCGTCGGGATCGTCACACG
This genomic window contains:
- a CDS encoding methylmalonyl-CoA mutase translates to MSARERWEQEYAAGRERRKRFETISFEEVPALGLPADGDPDPRIGYPGQFPYTRGIHATGYRGRLWTTRQFAGFAGVKETNERFRSLLAKGQNGLSVAFDMPTLMGIDSDDPRSVGEVGNCGVAVDSADDMKTLFEGIPLGDVSVSMTINGPAEVLFALFLVAAEEQGVAWRDVRGTLQNDILKEYIAQKEWIYPPAPHMRIIVDMIEFCTREVPQWNTISISGYHIREAGATAAQELAFTLGDGFAYVEACLRRGLKIPDFAPRLSFFFDAHLDFFEEIAKFRAARRIWARWMRDKYGTTDERSLKLRFHTQTAGVSLTAQQPDNNVVRTAIEALAAVLGGTQSLHTNALDEVYALPTERAAEIALRTQQVIAEETGVANTIDPLGGSWFVEEMTDRVEARAEEILQKVLAMGDGSILDGTLRGIEENFFQGALADSAYEFEKAVGTGERSIVGVNKYVDDVETPLETLVIPEEVEKNQCEAVRALRSRRDSEAVDAALKALEEGARGDANLMELMVDAARVRATEGEIVEAMKKVFGSYRESVRI